A single genomic interval of Terriglobia bacterium harbors:
- the cofC gene encoding 2-phospho-L-lactate guanylyltransferase, translated as MILVPVKEMSTAKQRLASVLTQEQRTTLARTMLKDVCAALAEVKPRPAIALVTDDAFATGLARHYGFQIIVDNDNLGESDAIAMATAEAEKRGAQFTMVLPGDIPLLRACEVEAVLAAMPEEGSVLVPAADARGTNAVLRRPCALFPLRFGNDSFLPHHAAARATGKTSVVLDNADLPGIALDIDRPADLAQLLGFPMRTLTQKLLCEWKLPERWRGKASA; from the coding sequence ATGATCCTGGTTCCGGTGAAGGAAATGTCCACCGCCAAGCAGCGGCTCGCCTCGGTGCTGACCCAGGAGCAGCGCACCACGCTGGCGCGCACCATGCTGAAGGACGTCTGTGCTGCCTTGGCGGAGGTCAAGCCCCGGCCCGCCATTGCTCTTGTCACCGATGATGCCTTCGCCACCGGCTTGGCGCGCCACTACGGTTTCCAGATCATCGTTGACAACGACAATCTCGGCGAGAGCGACGCCATTGCCATGGCCACTGCCGAGGCGGAAAAGCGCGGCGCCCAGTTCACCATGGTGCTGCCGGGCGACATTCCGCTGCTGCGCGCCTGCGAAGTCGAGGCGGTGCTCGCGGCCATGCCCGAGGAAGGTTCGGTGCTGGTGCCCGCCGCCGACGCCCGCGGCACCAACGCGGTGTTGCGCCGGCCGTGCGCGTTGTTCCCGCTGCGTTTTGGTAACGACAGCTTCCTGCCCCATCACGCCGCCGCGCGCGCTACCGGCAAGACCTCAGTCGTGCTCGACAACGCCGATCTTCCCGGGATCGCGCTCGACATTGACCGTCCCGCCGACCTCGCCCAACTGCTCGGCTTTCCCATGCGCACCCTCACCCAGAAGCTGCTCTGCGAGTGGAAGCTTCCGGAGCGCTGGCGCGGCAAGGCAAGTGCTTGA
- the cofE gene encoding coenzyme F420-0:L-glutamate ligase, translating to MSPLTAIPVPGIGEVLPGDSIPDIIRAAMTRARISFRRGDILVVTHKIVSKAEGQIIALDQVRPRATARRRAQLHHLDARVVELGLAQAARVVRSRRNVLITETPHGFVCANSGVDVSNVDGGHSAVLLPHDPDKSAQRIYGALRRRLGFAVPVIITDTFGRPWREGLAEAAIGVAGMKAFRDYRAQRDPYGYPLRVSLEAAADELAGMAGLACGKLSRLPACIIRGFDYEPGRGRGRDLIRPAKRDLFR from the coding sequence ATGTCTCCCCTCACCGCCATACCGGTTCCCGGCATCGGGGAAGTCCTGCCGGGAGACTCGATTCCGGACATCATCCGCGCGGCGATGACGCGCGCGCGCATATCGTTCCGGCGCGGCGACATCCTGGTTGTCACCCACAAGATTGTCTCCAAGGCCGAAGGGCAGATCATCGCCCTCGACCAGGTGCGCCCGCGGGCGACGGCGCGGCGACGGGCGCAGCTCCACCACCTCGATGCCCGCGTCGTCGAACTTGGGCTGGCGCAGGCGGCGCGCGTGGTCCGCAGCCGCCGCAACGTGCTCATCACCGAGACGCCGCACGGCTTCGTTTGCGCCAACAGCGGCGTGGACGTGTCCAACGTGGATGGCGGGCACAGCGCGGTGCTGCTGCCCCATGACCCCGACAAGTCGGCGCAGCGGATCTATGGCGCATTGCGGCGCCGCCTGGGCTTCGCCGTTCCGGTTATCATTACCGACACCTTCGGGCGCCCGTGGCGCGAAGGATTGGCGGAGGCGGCCATCGGCGTGGCCGGCATGAAGGCATTTCGCGATTACCGCGCGCAGCGCGATCCCTACGGTTACCCGCTGCGGGTGAGCCTGGAAGCCGCTGCCGACGAGTTGGCCGGGATGGCCGGGCTGGCCTGTGGCAAGCTCTCGCGCCTGCCGGCGTGTATCATTCGCGGGTTCGACTATGAGCCGGGACGCGGCCGCGGTCGCGACCTGATCCGCCCCGCGAAGCGCGATTTGTTTCGCTGA
- a CDS encoding DUF1579 family protein encodes MKRLPVFLLMFAFFAMAQEPLDGPNRIFHDDLLDNLQGQWKVSGPVMGRQLEMRLTAEWVLNHQFLRFHEKAVSAAPGQPPYEADVYIGYDNTSERYVAHWLDIYGGRYSEFLGYGTRSGNSIRFTFEYADGPFHNTFTWNPQAKSWRFQLENKDATGKWKSFADQQAVKPE; translated from the coding sequence ATGAAAAGACTCCCGGTGTTCCTGCTGATGTTCGCATTCTTCGCGATGGCCCAGGAGCCACTGGACGGACCCAATCGCATCTTCCACGACGACCTGCTCGACAACTTGCAAGGCCAGTGGAAGGTAAGCGGTCCAGTGATGGGCCGGCAGCTCGAAATGCGATTAACAGCGGAGTGGGTGCTGAACCACCAGTTCCTGCGGTTCCACGAGAAGGCCGTCAGCGCAGCGCCGGGCCAGCCGCCGTACGAGGCCGACGTCTATATCGGCTACGACAACACTAGCGAACGCTATGTCGCCCACTGGCTCGACATCTATGGGGGACGATACTCCGAGTTCCTCGGCTACGGAACGCGCTCGGGCAACAGCATCCGCTTCACCTTTGAATATGCTGACGGGCCGTTTCACAATACCTTCACCTGGAACCCGCAGGCGAAGAGCTGGCGCTTCCAGTTGGAAAACAAAGACGCGACAGGGAAGTGGAAGAGCTTCGCCGATCAGCAGGCCGTCAAGCCTGAATAA
- the cofH gene encoding 5-amino-6-(D-ribitylamino)uracil--L-tyrosine 4-hydroxyphenyl transferase CofH codes for MTDFNHLGTIGWRDVCQQASPDIRAALEAVLETHDGACLTRQQCLRLAAAENSDLLALAVAADELRRSIVGDVVTYVVNRNINFTNVCFVGCKFCAFSRGPREQDSYFLTLEDVARRTCEARQRGATEVCIQGGLPRGLPPFYYRDILRAVKSAVPDMHTHAFSPMEVSYGIELTGMSTRDYLTMLRDNGLDTLPGTAAEILDDDVRALISRNKLSTARWREIITTAHQCGIRSTSTLMYGHIETTAHWVNQLLLLRDIQAQTGGFTEFVPLGFIHQNTVLFQEGMARPGPTLAEHLKIHALARVMLAGAIRNVQVSWVKLSRETAQLCLRAGANDYGGTLMEESISRLAGATSGEYLSPEQFHERIRELGRTPAERNTTYTRLKLMDDTAVGNANVFGKGTAFGKGTAELVPSEVEGAVPHEPI; via the coding sequence ATGACGGACTTCAATCACCTGGGAACGATTGGCTGGCGCGACGTTTGTCAGCAAGCTTCGCCGGACATCCGCGCTGCCTTGGAGGCCGTGCTCGAAACCCACGACGGCGCCTGCCTCACGCGCCAACAATGTCTCCGCCTCGCCGCCGCCGAAAATTCTGACCTGCTTGCCCTGGCCGTTGCTGCCGACGAATTGCGCCGCTCCATCGTCGGCGACGTCGTCACCTACGTCGTCAATCGCAATATTAATTTCACCAACGTCTGCTTCGTCGGCTGCAAGTTCTGCGCCTTCAGCCGCGGCCCGCGCGAACAAGACTCCTATTTTCTGACCCTCGAAGACGTCGCCCGCCGCACCTGTGAAGCTCGCCAGCGCGGCGCCACCGAGGTCTGCATTCAGGGCGGGCTGCCGCGTGGCCTGCCGCCTTTCTACTATCGCGACATTCTCCGCGCCGTCAAAAGCGCCGTGCCCGACATGCATACCCACGCCTTCTCGCCCATGGAGGTCTCCTACGGCATCGAGCTTACCGGCATGAGCACGCGCGATTACCTCACCATGCTGCGCGACAACGGCCTCGACACCCTGCCCGGCACCGCCGCCGAAATTCTCGACGACGACGTCCGCGCGCTCATCTCCCGCAACAAGCTTTCCACCGCGCGCTGGCGCGAGATCATCACCACCGCGCATCAGTGCGGCATCCGCTCCACCTCAACCCTGATGTACGGCCACATCGAGACCACCGCACACTGGGTCAACCAGTTGCTGCTGCTGCGCGACATTCAAGCTCAGACCGGCGGCTTCACCGAGTTTGTGCCGCTTGGCTTCATCCACCAGAACACGGTTTTGTTCCAGGAGGGCATGGCGCGTCCCGGCCCCACGCTCGCCGAGCATTTGAAGATCCACGCCCTGGCCCGGGTGATGCTTGCCGGCGCCATCCGCAACGTGCAGGTGTCGTGGGTGAAGCTCAGCCGCGAGACGGCGCAACTTTGCTTGCGCGCCGGCGCCAACGACTACGGCGGCACGCTGATGGAGGAAAGCATTTCGCGGCTGGCGGGCGCCACCTCCGGCGAGTACCTCAGCCCGGAGCAGTTCCACGAGCGCATTCGCGAACTCGGCCGCACCCCCGCCGAGCGCAATACCACCTACACAAGATTGAAATTGATGGATGACACAGCAGTCGGGAATGCCAATGTTTTCGGGAAGGGTACGGCTTTCGGGAAGGGCACGGCGGAACTTGTCCCGAGCGAAGTCGAGGGAGCCGTGCCGCACGAGCCCATTTAG
- the npdG gene encoding NADPH-dependent F420 reductase — protein sequence MLSTVAIVGGTGPEGRGLASRWARAGLRVIIGSRDENRARMTAQDLCGRLGPDAVVEGMENSAAVRATDVVVLAVPFEGQAAILKQLRNHFRPGTVLVCATVPLASGVGDRGSRVLGVWQGSAAQQAAEMVPQGIAVVGAFQNISAALLEADLPVECDVIVCTDHEKAKEVAYELARKIPGARPLDGGKLENTRIVEQITALLITLNIRHKVHSAGLRITGIEEDVRSSDL from the coding sequence ATGCTTTCCACCGTTGCCATCGTCGGCGGTACCGGCCCCGAAGGACGCGGCCTGGCCTCGCGCTGGGCGCGCGCCGGGCTGCGCGTCATCATCGGCTCGCGCGACGAGAACCGCGCCCGCATGACTGCCCAGGACCTCTGCGGCCGCCTTGGACCGGACGCCGTCGTCGAAGGCATGGAAAATTCCGCCGCCGTCCGCGCCACCGATGTCGTGGTGCTGGCGGTTCCCTTCGAGGGTCAGGCAGCAATCCTCAAGCAGTTGCGCAATCACTTCCGCCCCGGCACGGTGCTGGTCTGCGCCACCGTACCGCTGGCCAGCGGCGTCGGCGACCGCGGCTCGCGCGTGCTCGGCGTGTGGCAGGGCTCGGCGGCGCAGCAAGCCGCGGAAATGGTGCCGCAGGGCATCGCGGTCGTGGGCGCGTTTCAGAACATCTCGGCCGCGCTGCTGGAAGCCGATTTGCCCGTTGAATGTGACGTCATTGTCTGCACCGACCACGAGAAGGCGAAAGAAGTCGCCTACGAGCTTGCCCGCAAGATTCCCGGCGCGCGCCCGCTCGACGGCGGCAAATTGGAGAACACGCGCATCGTGGAGCAGATCACCGCCCTGCTTATCACCCTCAACATCCGCCACAAAGTGCATTCGGCGGGTTTGAGGATCACGGGAATCGAAGAAGATGTGCGATCTAGTGATTTGTGA
- a CDS encoding peptidyl-prolyl cis-trans isomerase produces the protein MIRFLQTPGKVKKIVLGGLLVVICGAMAITLIPGGILGDAFGFGNPQGNIIAKVGDQEVTVSEVQDAARQMGKQQFPRGFPQQFMPFLMQRAAQQLIVQKAMVAEAHRMGFKVTDAELQSELQHGSFASALFPGGTFVGQENYENFIQQNFNMGVQNFEALLKSDLLIRKLTAAIQGGVTVSDQELAQQYQRENTKVKFDYAIVTLEDLMKQVHPTDAELKAYFDQHKQQYANAIPEKRQARYIVIDTNRVRQQVQVTPQELQQYYNSHRDQYRVPEQVNVRHILIKTPAPGPDGKVDEAAVKAAREKAESVLKQVQAGGNFAELAKKFSEDPGSKDNGGSIGWIQRGQTVPEFEQSAFSMQKGQTSGIVRSTFGFHIIHVDDKQDAHVKPLDEVKPQIEPQLASDKAASRADALASKAQNEARTAGLDKAAKDNGFEVVDTGLFTRTDSLPGVGNAPELMSAIFGARDKSAPDRVHIPAGYVIYQVTKVEPARSPSFEEIRARVEQEFKGDKSAQMLQQKTAELSEKARSLHDLKKAAKEVGATVKTSDLVGPTGQVPDLGSLSGPAQAVFEMKPGEISAPINTGRNGVVVALLEKQEPPPAQFAASKERLRDQLLQKKRNEFLEVFATNLQKQMEKSGKIKINQQELKRITTPTQGSETGY, from the coding sequence ATGATTCGATTTCTGCAAACCCCCGGCAAGGTGAAGAAGATTGTCCTTGGCGGGCTGCTGGTCGTCATCTGCGGCGCCATGGCCATCACCCTCATCCCGGGCGGCATCCTCGGCGATGCCTTCGGTTTCGGCAACCCGCAGGGCAACATCATCGCCAAGGTCGGCGACCAGGAAGTCACCGTCAGCGAAGTGCAGGACGCCGCCCGTCAAATGGGCAAGCAGCAATTCCCGCGCGGTTTCCCGCAGCAGTTCATGCCGTTCCTGATGCAGCGCGCGGCGCAGCAGCTTATCGTCCAGAAGGCGATGGTCGCCGAGGCCCATCGCATGGGCTTCAAAGTCACCGACGCCGAGCTGCAGAGCGAATTGCAGCACGGCAGCTTCGCCTCGGCGCTGTTCCCCGGCGGCACCTTCGTCGGCCAGGAGAATTACGAGAACTTCATCCAGCAGAACTTCAACATGGGCGTGCAGAACTTCGAGGCGCTGCTCAAGAGCGACCTACTGATCCGCAAGCTTACCGCCGCGATCCAGGGCGGCGTCACCGTCTCCGATCAGGAACTGGCGCAGCAGTACCAGCGCGAGAACACCAAGGTCAAGTTCGACTACGCCATCGTTACCCTCGAAGACCTGATGAAGCAGGTCCACCCCACCGACGCCGAGCTGAAGGCTTACTTTGACCAGCACAAGCAGCAGTACGCCAACGCCATTCCCGAGAAGCGCCAGGCGCGCTACATCGTGATTGACACCAACCGGGTGCGGCAGCAGGTGCAGGTCACGCCCCAGGAGCTCCAGCAGTACTACAACTCGCATCGCGACCAATACCGTGTGCCCGAGCAGGTGAACGTCCGCCACATTCTGATCAAGACGCCGGCGCCCGGTCCTGACGGCAAGGTGGACGAGGCGGCGGTGAAGGCGGCGCGCGAGAAGGCCGAATCCGTCCTCAAGCAGGTGCAGGCCGGCGGCAATTTCGCGGAGCTGGCCAAGAAATTTTCCGAAGATCCCGGCAGCAAGGACAACGGCGGTTCCATCGGATGGATCCAGCGCGGCCAGACCGTCCCCGAATTCGAGCAGTCGGCGTTCTCTATGCAGAAGGGCCAGACCAGCGGCATCGTGCGCTCCACCTTCGGCTTCCACATCATCCACGTGGATGACAAGCAGGACGCGCACGTCAAGCCGCTCGACGAGGTCAAGCCGCAGATCGAGCCGCAGCTCGCCTCCGACAAGGCGGCCAGCCGTGCCGACGCGCTCGCTTCCAAGGCCCAGAACGAAGCCCGCACCGCCGGCCTCGACAAGGCGGCCAAGGACAATGGCTTCGAAGTCGTGGACACCGGCCTGTTCACACGCACCGATTCACTGCCCGGCGTCGGCAATGCGCCGGAGTTGATGTCCGCCATCTTCGGGGCGCGCGACAAGAGCGCGCCCGACCGTGTCCACATCCCGGCGGGATACGTCATCTACCAGGTCACCAAGGTCGAGCCGGCGCGCAGCCCCAGCTTCGAGGAAATCCGCGCCCGCGTCGAGCAGGAGTTCAAGGGCGACAAGTCGGCCCAGATGCTGCAGCAGAAAACCGCTGAGCTCTCGGAGAAAGCGCGCTCCCTGCACGACCTCAAGAAGGCCGCCAAGGAAGTCGGGGCCACGGTGAAGACCAGCGATCTGGTCGGACCGACTGGCCAGGTGCCCGACCTCGGTTCGCTCTCCGGTCCGGCGCAGGCCGTCTTTGAAATGAAGCCGGGCGAGATCAGCGCGCCCATCAACACCGGACGCAACGGCGTCGTCGTCGCCCTGCTGGAAAAACAGGAGCCGCCGCCGGCGCAGTTTGCCGCCTCCAAGGAGCGGCTGCGCGACCAGCTCCTGCAGAAAAAGCGCAACGAGTTCCTCGAGGTCTTTGCCACCAACCTCCAGAAGCAGATGGAGAAAAGCGGCAAGATCAAGATCAACCAGCAGGAGCTCAAACGGATTACGACGCCGACCCAGGGCTCCGAAACCGGCTACTAA
- the malQ gene encoding 4-alpha-glucanotransferase has translation MISERASGILLHPSSLPARGGIGDLGPAAYEFLDFLSAAHQTLWQILPLGPMAIGNSPYSSISAFAGNPLLVSLERLADAGWIDRGRLAVLSEHHGAIDYDHVRAIKLPLLREAAGNFLANAGAAARSRYEKFCSDNAFWLDDYVLFVRLRDRYPRGAWNQWPRDLARRQPQALARVRRELGAALDVSRVTQFAFFEQWRALHQAARRRGIRVIGDVAIFVDYDSADVWTHPDLFQLDDQLNPTVVSGVPPDAFSATGQRWGNPIYRWDVLQSRGYDWWVQRMKWALELCDNLRLDHFRGFESYWEIPAHEPTAIHGRWVRGPNDDIFQVLRQALGGFQFIAEDLGMITPEVHALRERLGVPGMKVLQFGFGNPGAHIHLPHRCPPNSVVYTGTHDNDTTLGWFNSIWGEERRAAQDYVGSDPAGIHWAFIRAAITSPARLAVVPLQDVLGLGSEARMNVPSRRDGNWTWRYRPGDLKAEYAERLARLSAVSDRNSAAPSADQQRPGEASEDFAA, from the coding sequence TTGATCTCCGAACGCGCCTCCGGAATCCTGTTGCATCCCTCGTCGCTGCCCGCGCGCGGCGGCATCGGCGACCTCGGCCCGGCCGCCTATGAATTTCTTGACTTCCTCTCCGCCGCCCATCAGACGCTGTGGCAGATCCTTCCTTTGGGGCCGATGGCGATCGGCAACTCTCCCTATTCTTCCATCTCCGCCTTTGCCGGAAATCCGCTGCTCGTCAGCCTGGAACGACTCGCCGATGCCGGCTGGATTGACCGCGGCCGCCTCGCGGTTTTGTCGGAACACCACGGAGCGATTGACTACGACCACGTGCGCGCCATCAAGTTGCCGCTGTTGCGGGAAGCGGCCGGCAACTTCCTGGCCAACGCCGGCGCTGCCGCGCGCAGCCGGTATGAAAAATTCTGTTCCGACAACGCCTTCTGGCTCGACGACTACGTCCTCTTCGTTCGCCTCCGCGACCGTTACCCGCGCGGCGCCTGGAACCAGTGGCCGCGCGACCTCGCTCGCCGCCAGCCGCAGGCGCTGGCCCGCGTGCGCCGGGAACTCGGCGCCGCCCTCGACGTTTCCCGCGTCACCCAGTTCGCATTTTTCGAGCAGTGGCGCGCCCTCCATCAGGCCGCACGCCGGCGCGGCATTCGCGTCATTGGCGATGTCGCCATCTTCGTGGATTACGACAGCGCCGATGTGTGGACGCATCCCGATCTCTTCCAGCTCGACGACCAACTGAATCCCACCGTCGTTTCCGGCGTGCCGCCCGATGCGTTCAGCGCCACCGGCCAGCGTTGGGGCAACCCCATTTATCGCTGGGACGTGTTGCAATCGCGCGGCTACGACTGGTGGGTGCAACGCATGAAGTGGGCGCTCGAGCTGTGCGACAACTTGCGTCTCGACCACTTCCGCGGCTTCGAGTCCTATTGGGAAATTCCGGCGCATGAGCCTACCGCGATTCATGGCCGCTGGGTGCGCGGTCCCAACGACGACATTTTCCAGGTATTGCGCCAGGCCCTCGGCGGCTTCCAGTTCATCGCCGAAGACCTCGGCATGATTACCCCCGAGGTCCACGCCCTCCGCGAGCGGCTCGGCGTCCCCGGCATGAAGGTGCTGCAATTCGGCTTCGGCAACCCCGGCGCGCACATCCACCTGCCCCACCGCTGCCCGCCCAACAGCGTCGTCTACACCGGCACGCACGATAACGACACCACCCTCGGCTGGTTCAACTCCATCTGGGGCGAGGAGCGCCGCGCTGCCCAAGACTACGTCGGCAGCGATCCCGCGGGCATACACTGGGCCTTCATTCGTGCTGCCATCACTTCGCCCGCGCGGCTCGCCGTCGTTCCTTTGCAGGATGTTCTCGGGCTGGGCAGCGAGGCGAGAATGAACGTTCCCAGCCGCCGCGACGGCAACTGGACCTGGCGTTATCGTCCGGGGGATTTGAAGGCGGAATACGCCGAACGTCTGGCGCGGCTTTCCGCGGTCAGCGACCGCAACTCCGCCGCTCCATCCGCCGATCAGCAGCGCCCCGGAGAAGCGAGCGAAGATTTCGCGGCATGA
- a CDS encoding serine/threonine protein kinase — MAQQTPRQFKTAFETYEFVQQVGAGGTGAVFEVTASDGEHYALKVLDKTKATREKRKRFENEIHFCSTERHRNIIHVLGSGITEDESPFYVMPLYPSTLHKVMAAGIKPADVLPVFDQLLSGLEAAHLMGVCHRDLKPQNILHDPKSNTYVLADFGIARFGEADLHTLVETGKHERLANFMYAAPEQRVPGRVVGQPADIYAAGLILNEMFTAEIPQGAGFKPVGAVAPDFAYLDGLVDAMRQQVPERRPTVAAVKEELIARGNEFISQQKLDALKKQVVPETDIDDPLVRNPITLIAPEDYDKDQLVLKLSGAPNPQWIRLFQNPSGGYTFIDGMVQPNLFAFHGIRAVIRIADERYTQRAVDYFKQYLQQANTAYAAWAQEQHRQETDAKRRELARRVAEEEKRQRVLSTLRV, encoded by the coding sequence ATGGCGCAACAAACGCCTCGTCAATTCAAGACTGCCTTCGAGACCTACGAGTTCGTGCAGCAGGTTGGTGCTGGTGGAACCGGGGCCGTGTTTGAAGTAACCGCGTCGGACGGAGAGCACTACGCGCTAAAGGTGTTGGACAAGACCAAGGCGACACGCGAGAAGCGGAAGCGGTTCGAGAACGAGATTCACTTCTGTTCGACCGAGCGGCACCGCAACATCATTCACGTTCTAGGCTCCGGCATCACCGAAGACGAATCGCCGTTCTACGTTATGCCGCTGTACCCGAGCACGCTGCACAAGGTCATGGCCGCTGGAATCAAACCTGCTGATGTGTTACCGGTATTTGACCAGTTGCTCAGCGGACTTGAAGCCGCCCATCTGATGGGCGTGTGCCACCGCGACTTGAAGCCCCAGAACATCCTGCATGACCCCAAATCAAACACTTATGTTCTGGCGGATTTCGGAATTGCCAGGTTCGGGGAGGCGGATCTGCACACTCTCGTGGAAACCGGCAAGCATGAGCGATTGGCAAATTTCATGTATGCAGCACCTGAGCAGCGCGTCCCTGGCCGCGTGGTAGGGCAGCCGGCTGACATCTACGCAGCGGGACTGATTCTTAACGAAATGTTCACCGCTGAAATCCCGCAGGGTGCCGGGTTCAAACCTGTGGGGGCAGTCGCGCCCGATTTTGCCTACTTAGATGGGCTCGTCGACGCCATGAGACAGCAGGTTCCGGAGCGGAGGCCCACTGTTGCAGCGGTGAAGGAGGAACTGATCGCCCGTGGCAACGAATTCATCAGCCAGCAGAAACTCGATGCGCTGAAGAAACAGGTGGTGCCTGAGACAGACATTGACGATCCTTTGGTCAGGAATCCAATTACGCTGATCGCACCAGAAGATTACGATAAAGACCAGCTGGTGCTGAAGCTCAGCGGTGCACCCAACCCGCAATGGATTCGGCTTTTCCAGAATCCGAGCGGCGGCTACACTTTCATTGACGGAATGGTGCAGCCCAACCTTTTTGCCTTTCACGGTATTCGCGCGGTCATCCGCATTGCCGACGAACGATACACTCAGCGGGCCGTAGACTATTTCAAGCAGTATCTGCAGCAGGCAAACACGGCTTATGCTGCTTGGGCTCAAGAGCAGCATCGACAAGAAACTGACGCGAAGCGACGCGAACTTGCTCGCAGGGTCGCGGAAGAAGAGAAACGACAACGAGTACTCTCGACGCTGAGGGTATGA
- the cmk gene encoding (d)CMP kinase: MAEESKNLVIAIDGPAGAGKSTIASRLARKLGYVNLESGAMYRALGLKAIENDVSFDDEGALLELARNSRIELQPRVDGNRVLLDGRDVSERIRETDVTAAASRVSVHPAVRTYMVARQQEMGARGGVVMEGRDIGTVVFPNADVKIFLEAAPEVRVERRLKQGSGEEKDVAAELQQRDQRDRTRAASPLVAAQDAVVLDSTHLSIDEVVEKAEALVRVKMKVNWS, translated from the coding sequence ATGGCGGAAGAGAGCAAGAACCTGGTGATCGCGATTGATGGGCCGGCGGGAGCGGGCAAGAGCACGATTGCGTCGCGGCTGGCGCGCAAGCTCGGCTACGTGAACCTGGAAAGCGGAGCGATGTACCGCGCGCTGGGCCTGAAAGCGATCGAGAACGATGTCTCGTTCGACGACGAAGGCGCGCTACTGGAGCTGGCGCGCAATTCGCGCATCGAACTGCAGCCGCGGGTGGACGGCAACCGCGTGCTGCTGGATGGACGCGATGTCAGTGAACGCATTCGCGAGACGGATGTGACCGCAGCGGCGTCGCGCGTGTCGGTACACCCGGCGGTGCGTACCTACATGGTGGCGCGGCAGCAGGAGATGGGCGCGCGCGGCGGGGTGGTGATGGAAGGGCGCGATATCGGGACGGTGGTGTTTCCCAACGCCGACGTAAAGATCTTCCTGGAAGCGGCGCCCGAGGTGCGAGTGGAGCGGCGGCTGAAGCAGGGCAGCGGCGAGGAGAAAGACGTCGCGGCGGAGTTGCAGCAGCGCGACCAGCGGGACCGAACGCGGGCGGCGTCGCCGCTGGTGGCGGCGCAGGACGCTGTGGTCTTGGATTCGACGCATCTCAGCATCGATGAGGTCGTGGAAAAAGCGGAGGCGTTGGTCAGGGTGAAGATGAAGGTTAACTGGAGCTGA